Proteins from a genomic interval of Sphingopyxis sp. QXT-31:
- a CDS encoding catalase, whose translation MAKKPAPSPATVHALGDHKPGEGRVAPVGNRGNGDELHQQVEGGAADPAAYLTDNFGHRISDNQNSLRAGERGPTLLEDFVLREKIFHFDHERIPERIVHARGSGAHGVFECTKAIPGLTKASILQKEGATCPVFVRFSTVAGGAGSVDTPRDVRGFAVKLYTDSGNWDLVGNNIPVFFIQDAMKFPDLVHSVKMEADRGYPQAASAHDTFWDFIGLMPEAMHMIMWAMSDRTIPRSLRMIEGFGVHTFRLVNEKGEGKFVKFHWKPVLGIQSTTWDEAVKIAGADPDFHRRDLFEAIDAGDFPAWDLGVQVFDEAFAAKQPYDVLDATKLIPEEDVPVEIVGRMTLNRNVDNFFAETEQVAFLPSNIIPGIDFSNDPLLQGRLFSYLDTQKSRLGTTNFHQIPINAPKCPFHNFQRDGMMQTLVPTGRANYEPNSLAEAGENGGPRASAETGFKTFETNDERNDPAQKLRLRAELFADHFSQARLFYLSQTENEQAHIASALVFELSKVALDHVRARVVGQLRNIDEGLAKRVAAGLAIDLPAKEKAARAPVDLKTSDALSIQKNADDTMEGRKVAILFAEGSDKAAIDKLKGDIESAGGTAFLVAPKVGGIKVKGGTLKADGQLAGSPSVLFDAVASILTEEQAKALSGQGAAVQWFMDAYGHCKTIAHDEATQLLLDKAGVEKDGGVVAIDKFESVGTRRHWAREAKVRDLA comes from the coding sequence ATGGCCAAGAAGCCCGCGCCATCGCCTGCGACCGTCCACGCCCTCGGCGACCATAAGCCTGGCGAGGGTCGGGTCGCCCCGGTTGGTAACCGCGGCAATGGCGATGAACTCCACCAGCAGGTCGAAGGCGGCGCCGCCGATCCGGCCGCCTATCTCACCGACAATTTCGGCCACCGCATTTCGGACAACCAGAATTCGCTGCGCGCCGGCGAGCGCGGCCCGACGCTGCTCGAGGATTTCGTCCTCCGCGAGAAAATCTTCCACTTCGATCATGAGCGCATTCCCGAGCGTATCGTCCACGCGCGCGGATCGGGCGCGCACGGCGTGTTCGAATGCACCAAGGCGATCCCCGGGCTGACCAAGGCCTCGATCCTGCAGAAGGAGGGTGCGACTTGCCCGGTCTTCGTCCGATTCTCGACGGTCGCGGGCGGTGCCGGGTCGGTCGATACGCCGCGGGACGTGCGGGGCTTCGCGGTCAAGCTCTATACCGACAGCGGCAATTGGGATCTCGTCGGCAATAATATCCCGGTGTTCTTCATCCAGGACGCGATGAAATTCCCCGACCTCGTTCACAGCGTCAAGATGGAGGCCGACCGCGGCTATCCGCAAGCGGCGAGCGCGCACGACACCTTCTGGGACTTCATCGGGCTGATGCCCGAGGCGATGCACATGATCATGTGGGCGATGTCCGACCGCACGATCCCACGCAGCCTTCGCATGATCGAGGGTTTCGGCGTCCACACCTTTCGCCTCGTCAACGAAAAGGGCGAGGGCAAGTTCGTCAAATTCCACTGGAAACCCGTGCTCGGCATCCAGTCGACGACCTGGGACGAAGCGGTAAAGATCGCGGGTGCCGACCCCGATTTCCACCGCCGCGACCTGTTCGAGGCGATCGACGCGGGCGACTTCCCGGCGTGGGATCTGGGCGTGCAGGTGTTCGACGAGGCATTTGCGGCCAAGCAGCCCTATGACGTGCTAGATGCGACCAAGCTGATTCCCGAGGAGGATGTCCCCGTCGAAATCGTCGGCCGCATGACGCTGAACCGCAACGTCGACAATTTCTTTGCCGAGACCGAGCAGGTCGCCTTCCTGCCGTCGAATATCATTCCTGGCATCGATTTCAGTAACGATCCGCTGCTGCAGGGCCGACTTTTTTCCTATCTCGACACGCAGAAGTCGCGGCTGGGCACGACCAATTTCCACCAGATCCCGATCAATGCGCCGAAATGCCCGTTCCACAATTTCCAGCGCGACGGGATGATGCAGACGCTCGTGCCGACCGGACGCGCCAACTACGAACCCAACAGCCTTGCCGAAGCCGGCGAGAATGGCGGTCCGCGCGCAAGCGCTGAAACGGGCTTCAAGACCTTCGAGACGAACGACGAGCGGAACGATCCGGCGCAGAAGCTGCGCCTCCGCGCCGAGCTTTTCGCCGATCATTTCAGCCAGGCGCGGCTCTTCTACCTGTCGCAGACCGAAAATGAGCAGGCGCATATTGCTTCGGCGCTGGTGTTCGAACTGTCGAAGGTTGCGCTCGACCATGTTCGCGCGCGCGTCGTCGGCCAGCTTCGCAATATCGACGAGGGCCTGGCCAAGCGCGTCGCCGCGGGTCTCGCGATCGACCTGCCGGCGAAAGAAAAGGCCGCGCGTGCGCCGGTCGATCTCAAGACCTCCGACGCGCTGTCGATCCAGAAGAACGCCGACGACACGATGGAGGGCCGCAAGGTGGCGATCCTCTTTGCCGAAGGATCGGACAAGGCAGCCATCGACAAGCTGAAGGGCGATATCGAAAGCGCCGGTGGCACCGCCTTCCTCGTCGCGCCCAAGGTCGGCGGGATCAAGGTCAAGGGCGGCACGCTCAAGGCGGATGGTCAGCTCGCGGGATCCCCCTCGGTGCTGTTCGACGCCGTCGCGTCGATCCTGACCGAAGAACAGGCCAAGGCGCTGTCGGGGCAGGGCGCCGCAGTTCAGTGGTTCATGGACGCCTATGGCCATTGCAAGACGATCGCGCATGATGAGGCGACCCAGTTGCTCCTCGACAAGGCGGGGGTCGAAAAGGACGGCGGTGTCGTTGCGATCGACAAGTTCGAAAGCGTGGGCACCCGGCGTCATTGGGCACGCGAAGCCAAGGTGCGCGATCTTGCTTGA
- a CDS encoding NAD(P)/FAD-dependent oxidoreductase has product MSRASATHHRDLRTGQSIWSARRRPAIAAQPLTSDIACDAVVVGAGVSGALIAEALSDAGLKTVIVDRRGPAEGSTAASTAMLQYELDTPLTLMAERIGREKAERIWRRSRQSVDALRERTERLGLAVDGATRGSIYLDGNVLDADGLAVEADARRRAGFEVELLKPAAVQERYGIKGRHALIGFGNYSADPRRLTAGYLNVALARGARLYAPVDICDIAPTGDGVSLVSARGPSIRARHVVMATGYEMMKGIPRKGNKIISSWSIATRPQPRAIWPTAAMIWEAADPYLYIRTTPRGEIICGGEDEEISDAALRDAKLHDKTATLSRKLAALLPGVDASPAYSWAGSFGDSPVGTPTIGRIPGMPNCYAAMGYGGNGITFSMMAAQMLRGLICGYGDPDADLISFHRKF; this is encoded by the coding sequence GTGAGCCGCGCATCGGCGACCCATCATCGCGATCTCCGGACCGGCCAGTCGATCTGGTCGGCACGGCGTCGTCCTGCGATCGCCGCGCAGCCGCTGACAAGCGACATCGCGTGCGATGCGGTCGTCGTGGGGGCCGGCGTGTCGGGCGCGCTGATCGCCGAGGCGCTGTCGGACGCGGGGCTCAAGACCGTTATCGTCGATCGCCGGGGACCGGCAGAGGGATCGACCGCCGCGTCGACCGCGATGCTGCAATATGAGCTCGACACGCCGCTGACCTTGATGGCCGAGCGGATCGGGCGCGAAAAGGCCGAACGCATCTGGCGGCGATCGCGCCAGTCGGTCGACGCGCTACGCGAACGAACCGAAAGGCTGGGCCTTGCCGTCGATGGGGCGACGCGCGGCTCGATCTATCTCGACGGCAATGTGCTCGATGCTGACGGGCTTGCGGTCGAAGCCGACGCCCGGCGGCGTGCGGGTTTCGAGGTGGAATTGCTCAAACCCGCTGCGGTTCAGGAGCGTTACGGGATCAAGGGACGCCATGCCCTGATCGGTTTCGGCAATTATTCCGCCGATCCGCGTCGTCTCACTGCCGGTTATCTGAATGTCGCGCTGGCGCGGGGCGCCCGGCTCTACGCGCCCGTCGATATCTGCGACATCGCCCCGACGGGCGATGGCGTCTCATTGGTCTCGGCGCGCGGACCGAGCATTCGCGCGCGCCATGTCGTCATGGCAACGGGCTATGAGATGATGAAGGGGATTCCTCGCAAGGGGAACAAGATCATCTCGAGCTGGTCGATCGCGACGCGCCCGCAGCCCCGCGCCATCTGGCCGACGGCCGCAATGATCTGGGAAGCCGCCGATCCCTATCTCTACATCCGAACAACCCCACGCGGAGAAATTATCTGCGGCGGCGAGGACGAGGAAATCTCCGATGCGGCGCTCCGCGACGCCAAGCTTCATGACAAGACCGCGACGCTTTCGCGAAAGCTTGCCGCCCTGTTGCCGGGAGTGGACGCGTCGCCCGCTTACAGCTGGGCCGGCAGTTTCGGCGACAGCCCGGTCGGTACGCCGACCATCGGCCGAATTCCCGGCATGCCGAACTGCTATGCCGCGATGGGATACGGCGGCAACGGCATCACCTTTTCGATGATGGCGGCTCAGATGTTGCGCGGGCTAATTTGCGGTTATGGCGATCCGGACGCGGACTTGATCAGCTTTCATCGCAAATTTTGA
- a CDS encoding tyrosine-type recombinase/integrase — translation MTAETFFLRNMFSLRFVGPQDDLPQPANRLDPSVSLFGHFGHRRTNLGRPEFDYLPPRPAWNAGRKVGAKRPLKPRQIWAIRFHLDREHRLRDRGLFDLAIDSKLRGCDLVKIRIGDLVAGGELRTRAMVIQQKTNRPVQFEIMSDARGSLLAWLERRGGSIEDFAFPSRVDHSAHMSTRQYARLVDEWVTAVGLGSEDFGTHSLRRTKASIIYKAIGNLRAVQILLGHTKIENTVRYLGVDVEDALTLAEAIEV, via the coding sequence TTGACTGCAGAGACATTCTTCCTTCGAAATATGTTCTCGTTGCGATTTGTCGGCCCGCAAGATGACCTTCCGCAACCGGCCAATCGGCTTGACCCGAGCGTTTCCCTTTTTGGCCATTTTGGCCACAGGAGAACGAATCTGGGTAGGCCGGAATTCGACTATTTACCTCCACGACCGGCATGGAATGCCGGTCGAAAGGTTGGTGCAAAGCGGCCGCTAAAGCCACGGCAGATATGGGCAATTCGCTTCCACTTGGATCGAGAGCACCGGCTTCGAGACCGGGGGCTCTTCGATCTCGCAATCGACAGCAAACTGAGAGGCTGCGATCTGGTGAAGATAAGGATCGGCGACCTTGTAGCCGGCGGTGAGTTGAGAACGCGGGCGATGGTGATCCAGCAGAAGACAAATCGGCCCGTTCAGTTCGAAATCATGTCGGATGCTCGCGGGAGCCTCTTGGCATGGCTTGAGCGGCGCGGCGGATCGATCGAGGATTTTGCGTTCCCCAGCCGGGTCGATCACTCCGCTCATATGAGCACGCGTCAATATGCGCGTCTCGTCGACGAATGGGTCACCGCGGTCGGACTCGGAAGCGAAGACTTCGGGACGCATTCGCTGCGCAGAACGAAGGCGTCGATCATATACAAAGCGATCGGGAATCTGCGTGCTGTCCAGATTCTGCTCGGTCACACCAAGATTGAAAATACGGTGAGATACCTCGGCGTCGATGTTGAAGATGCGTTGACCCTGGCGGAAGCCATCGAAGTCTGA
- a CDS encoding YadA-like family protein, giving the protein MGDRSAAMGPGSRANGEGTIAFGEKSSATDSYSVAIGGFASASENYAIALGGYALAQGDRAIAVGDDAYALNLYAISIGSDSSALGLSSLALGTGAQSKDTWTIALGTAATAETQGGIAIGHLSSTKSDYAVAIGDGATAAGSRAIAIGDRAIGNDDYAIAIGQNAYALGFSSMALGVGSEANEFGSIALGVASKANFASSAALLATTTRVNQIALGGATHSLTVAGIANGNAFQSGALRMVTTDANGNIGTADIPTAGAVFDPTSINNALGALDGRVTALEGMGGGGAPFDPTSINNAIAGLEAGQMTQDGQIGALQNGQTAQGGAIAALEAGQTAHGTAIGALQGVDMAFDARITALEGMGGGGSGMPFDPTPLNNRLDGHDGDIAALQTSDTAQNGRLDGHDSAIASLTTQQGATAATVATHTTQIAGLQAGQAVQDARLDAAEAVNTTQNAQIGALQTVQTATSATVAQHTSQLAQHSTAIGNLQTGMTALQSQMGALQASQTQLFDLVNHDRREARRGIAAAVAMSDAPVPSTPGKTSYVFNLATFRGEAAVGLSLSHRLNVDTPVAITFGFSQAGGKNTAVRVGVAGEF; this is encoded by the coding sequence GTGGGCGACCGCTCGGCGGCGATGGGGCCGGGGTCACGCGCGAATGGCGAGGGCACGATTGCTTTCGGCGAAAAGAGTTCGGCAACCGACTCCTATTCGGTCGCCATCGGCGGTTTCGCCTCGGCTTCCGAGAATTACGCGATTGCACTCGGCGGCTATGCCCTTGCCCAAGGCGACCGCGCGATCGCCGTCGGCGACGACGCATATGCGCTGAACCTTTACGCGATTTCGATCGGATCCGATTCTTCGGCGCTGGGCCTCTCGTCGCTGGCGCTCGGCACTGGCGCACAATCGAAGGATACTTGGACCATCGCCTTGGGCACCGCCGCGACGGCGGAGACCCAGGGCGGGATTGCCATCGGCCATCTTTCGAGCACCAAGAGCGATTATGCCGTCGCCATTGGAGACGGAGCCACCGCCGCCGGAAGCCGGGCGATAGCGATCGGCGACCGCGCCATCGGCAACGACGATTATGCCATAGCGATTGGTCAAAACGCCTATGCGCTCGGCTTTTCGTCGATGGCTTTGGGGGTCGGCAGCGAAGCGAACGAATTCGGCTCGATCGCTCTCGGCGTCGCATCGAAAGCCAATTTCGCTTCGTCGGCGGCCCTCCTTGCGACTACCACTCGCGTCAACCAGATAGCGCTCGGCGGTGCCACGCACTCACTGACCGTCGCCGGCATCGCCAACGGCAACGCGTTCCAGAGCGGTGCGCTGCGCATGGTGACCACCGACGCCAACGGCAATATCGGCACCGCCGACATTCCGACCGCGGGCGCCGTTTTCGACCCGACCTCGATCAACAATGCGCTCGGCGCGCTCGACGGCCGCGTCACCGCGCTGGAAGGCATGGGCGGCGGCGGCGCGCCGTTCGACCCGACGAGCATCAACAACGCCATCGCGGGGCTCGAGGCCGGGCAGATGACGCAGGACGGCCAGATCGGCGCGCTGCAAAATGGTCAGACCGCACAGGGCGGCGCGATTGCAGCGCTTGAGGCAGGCCAGACGGCGCACGGCACGGCCATCGGCGCGCTGCAGGGTGTGGACATGGCGTTCGACGCGCGCATCACCGCGCTGGAGGGCATGGGTGGGGGCGGCAGCGGCATGCCGTTCGATCCGACCCCGCTCAACAACCGCCTCGACGGGCATGACGGCGACATCGCGGCACTGCAGACCTCTGACACCGCGCAGAACGGCCGCCTCGACGGGCACGACAGCGCCATCGCCTCGCTGACGACGCAGCAGGGCGCGACCGCCGCCACCGTCGCGACGCATACGACGCAGATCGCGGGACTGCAGGCGGGTCAGGCCGTGCAGGACGCAAGGCTCGACGCCGCCGAGGCGGTCAACACCACGCAGAATGCACAGATCGGCGCGCTGCAGACGGTGCAGACCGCGACCAGCGCGACGGTCGCCCAGCACACCTCCCAGCTCGCCCAGCATTCGACGGCGATCGGCAATCTGCAGACCGGCATGACCGCGCTGCAGAGCCAGATGGGCGCGCTGCAGGCTTCGCAGACCCAGCTTTTCGACCTGGTCAACCACGACCGGCGCGAGGCGCGGCGCGGGATCGCCGCGGCGGTCGCGATGTCCGATGCTCCGGTCCCCTCGACCCCTGGCAAGACCAGCTATGTCTTCAACCTCGCCACCTTCCGCGGCGAAGCGGCGGTCGGCCTGTCTCTGTCGCACCGGCTGAACGTCGACACCCCGGTCGCGATCACCTTCGGCTTCTCGCAGGCCGGCGGCAAGAACACCGCGGTTCGTGTCGGCGTCGCTGGCGAGTTCTGA
- a CDS encoding response regulator, giving the protein MNSRARIIVCDDDPDLRDLLVDLLRRDGYEVETAEDGIALRRIVPRFRPDLVVCDLMMPGEDGLSLTRWLRGEGHAAVLMLTAMGTTTDRIVGLEMGADDYLAKPFEPGELRARIKAVLRRTMSANLAAGRPAARVKVGRCVVDTEMKAMFNEVGERVELTAMEYDLLYTFITHARRPLNRDQLLELAHHKKWDPYDRSIDMRIARLRKKIEFDPAKPSVLKTVRGEGYMLVPDGE; this is encoded by the coding sequence ATGAACAGCCGCGCCCGCATCATCGTCTGCGACGACGATCCCGATCTCCGCGACCTGCTCGTCGACCTGCTTCGCCGTGACGGTTACGAGGTCGAAACGGCCGAGGACGGCATCGCGCTCCGCCGTATCGTGCCGCGCTTTCGCCCCGACCTCGTCGTGTGCGACCTGATGATGCCTGGAGAGGACGGGCTGAGCCTTACCCGCTGGCTGCGCGGCGAGGGTCATGCGGCGGTGCTGATGCTCACGGCAATGGGCACCACCACCGACCGCATCGTCGGACTGGAGATGGGCGCCGACGATTATCTGGCCAAGCCGTTCGAACCCGGCGAACTGCGCGCGCGGATCAAGGCGGTCCTGCGCCGGACGATGTCTGCGAATCTGGCGGCTGGTCGTCCCGCCGCGCGGGTCAAGGTCGGGCGCTGCGTCGTCGATACCGAGATGAAGGCGATGTTCAACGAGGTCGGCGAGCGCGTCGAGCTGACCGCGATGGAATACGACCTGCTCTATACCTTCATCACCCACGCGCGGCGGCCTCTCAATCGCGACCAGCTGCTCGAACTCGCGCATCACAAGAAATGGGATCCCTACGACCGCAGCATCGACATGCGCATCGCGCGGCTGCGCAAGAAGATCGAGTTCGATCCCGCCAAACCGTCGGTGCTGAAGACGGTGCGCGGCGAAGGCTATATGCTCGTCCCCGACGGCGAGTGA
- a CDS encoding ATP-binding protein: MADRGGPSIGFTREARQRLNAIRAVTYTLAFLFMFAMGLQGVWLTHGQMEAGAERSVRAAETAVTSVMQARERVDVARIDALLKASAAEGVAFGIADREGRPVAGLPSLPPGTAFRRAELGKDGIELRAAIDGAAIWRAALGANVASILFILALGIPTLASFFYLRRMVNRPAFALLDYAQADESSPRPPPDMPSIWKPVMDRLTQLKNTQAQMQAFLDHAPIGMSFIDRKGRVTMMNRYAADYYGETPQSAVGRKVSEFARHYPDARRLTEPMVRPLVNAEASTEEAEFHADSGEIFVFRMTSFPVFGTDGTVELAGNYFVDVTNQRRAELDLQQSRMSLQTFFDNLPGFAFLSNLEGNIIAANSYLADHFGAANMAPEKIIGQQGSALLPKSWANLADDAVRANMDEGKPYTFETSVNMPVGKCHIVGTRFPVRNAEGQVTHVGGLIFDQTREKAAAEEVAASRESLHQAEKLAALGSMLAGVSHELNNPLAAVIGQAALLGEDLEGTPHADRIAKIRRAADRCARIVQSFLAMARRKAPEYRPVNLNDQVRGAIELTEYHMRSVNIAIDLDLQPDLPTLEADPDQLHQVIVNLLTNARQALETVEGDRRIAIASRHKDGTVKLTVTDNGAGIDPAARQRIFDPFFTTKAVGAGTGIGLSYSLGIVEAHGGTIAIEDSDVGTRFVVSLPVSDERNADSHAEPAEGARGRGRVLVIDDEEDVAGTLADMLERMGLDVSVAIGGLAGQQALARGARFDLILSDIRMPDMDGPALYAWIAAERPDLAGAVAFVTGDTMSSHVAGFLADAGCPVLEKPFTPASLGALVAGMIGTEGGETR, translated from the coding sequence ATGGCTGACCGCGGCGGCCCGTCGATCGGTTTCACGCGCGAGGCGCGGCAACGGCTGAACGCGATCCGCGCGGTGACTTATACCCTCGCCTTTCTCTTCATGTTCGCGATGGGGCTCCAGGGCGTGTGGTTGACCCACGGCCAGATGGAGGCCGGCGCCGAGCGCAGCGTCCGCGCGGCCGAAACCGCGGTGACAAGCGTAATGCAAGCGCGCGAGCGTGTCGATGTCGCGCGGATCGACGCCCTGCTGAAGGCCAGTGCGGCCGAGGGCGTCGCTTTCGGCATCGCCGACCGCGAAGGGCGGCCCGTCGCCGGGCTGCCCAGTCTGCCGCCGGGCACCGCTTTTCGCCGCGCCGAGCTTGGCAAGGATGGCATCGAGCTGCGCGCCGCGATCGACGGCGCCGCGATCTGGCGCGCGGCGCTTGGCGCCAATGTCGCCTCGATCCTGTTCATCCTCGCGCTCGGCATCCCGACGCTGGCCAGCTTTTTCTACCTCCGCCGCATGGTCAATCGGCCGGCCTTCGCTTTGCTCGACTATGCGCAGGCCGATGAATCGAGCCCGCGGCCGCCGCCCGACATGCCATCGATCTGGAAACCGGTCATGGACCGGCTGACCCAGCTCAAAAATACGCAAGCACAAATGCAGGCCTTTCTCGACCACGCGCCGATCGGCATGAGCTTCATCGACCGCAAGGGACGGGTCACAATGATGAACCGCTATGCGGCCGATTATTATGGCGAGACCCCGCAAAGCGCGGTCGGCAGGAAGGTGAGCGAATTTGCGCGCCACTATCCGGACGCGCGCCGGTTGACCGAACCGATGGTGCGGCCGCTGGTCAACGCCGAAGCGAGCACGGAGGAAGCCGAATTTCATGCCGATTCTGGCGAAATATTCGTGTTTCGCATGACATCCTTTCCCGTCTTCGGGACGGACGGCACGGTCGAACTGGCGGGCAATTATTTCGTCGACGTGACGAACCAGCGGCGCGCCGAACTCGACCTCCAGCAATCGCGCATGTCGCTTCAGACCTTTTTCGACAATCTGCCCGGCTTTGCGTTTCTCTCCAACCTCGAGGGAAACATCATCGCGGCCAATTCTTATTTGGCCGATCATTTCGGCGCCGCGAACATGGCCCCCGAAAAAATCATCGGCCAGCAGGGTAGCGCGCTGTTACCCAAATCATGGGCTAATCTGGCCGATGATGCCGTTCGGGCCAATATGGACGAGGGCAAGCCCTATACTTTCGAGACATCGGTGAACATGCCGGTCGGTAAATGCCATATCGTCGGCACGCGCTTTCCGGTGCGCAATGCAGAGGGTCAGGTCACGCATGTCGGCGGGCTTATTTTCGACCAGACGCGCGAAAAGGCGGCGGCCGAAGAAGTCGCCGCCTCGCGCGAGAGCCTGCACCAGGCCGAAAAACTCGCCGCGCTGGGCTCGATGCTCGCGGGGGTCAGCCATGAGCTCAACAATCCGCTGGCGGCAGTGATCGGGCAGGCGGCGCTGCTCGGCGAGGATCTGGAGGGGACGCCGCACGCCGACCGCATTGCAAAAATCCGCCGCGCGGCCGACCGCTGCGCGCGCATCGTCCAGAGCTTCCTCGCGATGGCGCGGCGGAAGGCGCCCGAATATCGCCCGGTCAATCTCAACGACCAAGTACGCGGCGCGATCGAGCTCACAGAATATCATATGCGCTCGGTGAACATCGCGATCGACCTCGACCTGCAGCCCGACCTGCCGACGCTGGAGGCCGACCCCGACCAGTTGCACCAGGTGATCGTCAACCTGCTGACCAACGCGCGGCAGGCGCTGGAGACGGTAGAGGGCGACCGCCGCATCGCTATCGCCTCGCGCCATAAGGACGGCACGGTCAAGCTGACCGTCACCGATAACGGCGCCGGCATCGATCCGGCGGCGCGGCAGCGTATCTTCGACCCCTTTTTCACGACCAAGGCGGTGGGGGCCGGCACTGGCATAGGCCTGTCCTATTCGTTGGGCATCGTCGAAGCGCATGGCGGCACGATCGCAATCGAGGATAGCGACGTCGGCACGCGCTTCGTCGTCTCCTTGCCGGTGAGCGACGAGCGCAACGCCGACAGCCACGCCGAACCGGCAGAAGGCGCGCGCGGCCGCGGGCGCGTGCTGGTGATCGACGACGAGGAAGACGTCGCCGGGACGCTCGCCGATATGCTCGAGCGGATGGGGCTCGACGTCAGCGTCGCAATCGGCGGGCTTGCCGGGCAGCAAGCGCTGGCGCGTGGCGCGCGCTTCGACCTGATCCTCTCCGACATCCGCATGCCCGACATGGACGGCCCGGCCCTCTACGCGTGGATCGCCGCCGAGCGCCCCGATCTTGCCGGGGCGGTAGCCTTCGTGACCGGCGACACCATGAGCAGCCACGTCGCGGGCTTCCTCGCCGACGCCGGCTGCCCGGTGCTGGAAAAGCCTTTCACGCCGGCGAGCCTCGGCGCATTGGTGGCGGGAATGATCGGCACCGAAGGGGGAGAGACGAGATGA
- a CDS encoding glycoside hydrolase family 43 protein, with protein sequence MAGMNLGYSLGLLACLAVPLTAAAADGIGHPAKQGENPIVRDKFTADPAPLVVGDTLYLYVGHDQAQGDEMFNMREWLVYSTKDMKHWKAHAPIMRVADFKWAKQDAWASQAIRKNGKYWFYAAVEHDDAHPGKAIAVAVADSPTGPFVDAKGSALVTNEMTPKGTHSWEDIDPTVFTDEDGTTWIAWGNRQCYIAKLKPNMIEIDGPITEITPPHFEEGPWLHKRGKLYYLTYASLDRTTQRDEHVSYATASSLAGPWTYRGLLTGPGKNSFTIHPGIAEFQGRWYIFLHNASLAIGDQNGAVGRRSVTVEYLDYNADGTMKPVIQTDDGVSVPGQR encoded by the coding sequence ATGGCAGGGATGAATCTCGGATATAGCCTGGGCTTGCTCGCCTGTCTTGCAGTGCCCCTCACTGCCGCGGCGGCCGACGGCATCGGGCACCCTGCTAAACAGGGCGAAAATCCAATCGTCCGCGATAAGTTCACTGCCGATCCGGCCCCCTTGGTCGTCGGCGACACGCTCTACCTCTATGTCGGGCACGACCAGGCGCAAGGCGACGAAATGTTCAACATGCGCGAATGGCTGGTCTATTCGACGAAGGACATGAAGCATTGGAAGGCACATGCACCCATCATGCGTGTTGCCGATTTCAAATGGGCGAAGCAGGATGCCTGGGCTTCGCAGGCCATCCGCAAGAACGGAAAATATTGGTTCTACGCCGCGGTCGAGCACGACGACGCCCATCCGGGCAAGGCGATCGCGGTCGCGGTCGCGGATAGCCCGACCGGGCCCTTTGTCGATGCCAAAGGATCGGCGCTGGTTACAAACGAAATGACACCCAAGGGCACGCACAGCTGGGAGGATATCGATCCCACCGTCTTCACGGACGAAGACGGGACGACCTGGATCGCCTGGGGTAATCGTCAATGCTACATCGCGAAGCTGAAGCCCAACATGATCGAGATCGACGGGCCGATCACCGAAATCACACCCCCGCATTTCGAAGAAGGACCGTGGCTGCACAAACGGGGCAAGCTTTATTATCTCACCTATGCCTCGCTCGACCGGACGACGCAGCGCGACGAACATGTCTCATACGCAACCGCGTCATCGCTTGCCGGGCCCTGGACGTATCGAGGCCTGCTGACCGGGCCGGGAAAGAACAGCTTCACCATCCATCCCGGTATCGCAGAGTTCCAGGGGAGGTGGTACATCTTCCTGCACAATGCTTCGCTGGCGATTGGCGATCAGAATGGGGCCGTCGGACGCCGATCAGTCACCGTCGAATATCTCGACTACAATGCCGACGGCACGATGAAGCCGGTGATCCAGACCGACGATGGCGTCTCGGTCCCTGGGCAGCGCTGA
- a CDS encoding group I truncated hemoglobin, with amino-acid sequence MRDPVTGELPVDPYVPDNRHAGATPFSGPGMAAAFGGQDGIRRIASRTVELSEADPRIAAIFASHDMVRLKRTLFEQFCYILNAGCDYSGRDMATSHKDLGIRMRDMNALVENLQAAMREEKIPFAVQNRFLGKLAPMSGDVIAR; translated from the coding sequence GTGCGCGATCCGGTGACCGGAGAACTTCCGGTCGATCCCTATGTCCCGGACAATCGCCACGCCGGCGCGACGCCGTTTTCAGGTCCGGGCATGGCGGCCGCCTTCGGCGGGCAGGACGGGATCAGGCGCATCGCCAGCCGGACCGTCGAACTGTCGGAAGCCGACCCGCGCATCGCCGCGATTTTCGCATCGCATGACATGGTTCGGCTAAAGCGTACGCTGTTCGAGCAGTTCTGCTATATCCTGAACGCCGGATGCGATTATAGTGGGCGTGACATGGCGACCTCACACAAGGATCTCGGCATACGGATGCGCGACATGAACGCGCTGGTCGAAAATCTGCAGGCGGCGATGCGCGAGGAAAAAATTCCCTTCGCAGTGCAAAACCGGTTCCTCGGCAAACTCGCTCCGATGTCGGGCGATGTCATCGCGCGATAG